In Bacteroidota bacterium, a single window of DNA contains:
- a CDS encoding DUF3667 domain-containing protein, whose amino-acid sequence MEVIEVRVCPDCGVASSGTYCPACGEEMEPALPTVKHYLRELSREFVELDSKLVRTVPALFRPGFLMKEYTAGRRQRYMKPLRLYLLIGIVFFLFFGSMAKEKIQRPLPSHSGVLNLAVNTSNATHARQNGVAILTYVTEIAPYTILIFSAPLLALSLKILYGRRRLYVEHIIFSYYVCSLALIVFAPGVSLDSGDLTIAGLTAFLIYLFVAMRRVYADRGVALFLRFVTTTVAYFCLMALSLAISLGAAYIYGVLTGVIPKGASVYL is encoded by the coding sequence ATGGAAGTGATTGAGGTCAGGGTTTGTCCCGATTGCGGCGTGGCATCATCGGGCACGTATTGTCCGGCGTGCGGTGAGGAGATGGAGCCAGCGCTGCCAACGGTCAAGCATTATCTGAGGGAGCTATCGCGCGAGTTTGTCGAACTTGATTCGAAGCTCGTCCGCACGGTTCCTGCACTCTTCCGGCCCGGGTTTTTGATGAAGGAGTATACTGCAGGCCGGCGGCAACGCTACATGAAGCCGTTGCGCCTCTATCTTCTGATAGGCATCGTATTCTTCTTGTTCTTCGGTTCGATGGCAAAGGAAAAGATTCAGCGACCGCTCCCATCACACTCCGGAGTCCTCAATCTTGCTGTGAACACCAGCAACGCAACACATGCGCGACAGAATGGAGTGGCAATCCTAACTTATGTCACCGAGATTGCGCCCTATACAATTCTGATTTTTTCCGCACCACTCCTTGCTTTGAGCCTCAAAATCCTTTATGGCCGCAGGAGGCTCTATGTGGAGCACATCATATTCTCCTATTACGTGTGTTCCCTGGCTTTGATAGTGTTTGCTCCTGGTGTGTCACTCGATTCTGGCGATTTGACGATCGCCGGACTCACTGCATTTCTGATCTATCTGTTTGTTGCCATGAGGCGTGTTTATGCCGATCGCGGTGTGGCCCTCTTTCTCCGGTTTGTGACTACAACAGTCGCCTACTTTTGTCTGATGGCGCTTTCCCTTGCCATAAGTTTAGGTGCAGCTTATATTTATGGAGTGCTGACGGGTGTTATTCCAAAGGGTGCGTCCGTATATCTCTGA
- a CDS encoding SDR family NAD(P)-dependent oxidoreductase yields the protein MNLSGNTILITGGATGIGLAMARAFVAASNTVLVSGRRDAKLMEAKVAIPELLTKVSDISDASERTSLADWARSEGVNILINNAGIQREIDLKRGIPALDEGDNEFRINFEGAVYLTAGLMPHLLKQQNAAICNVSSGLGFIPIASMPIYCATKAAIHSYTISLRHQLQPTGIKVFEIIPPTVDTELDRGARARRGQTDRGIPAMDVAEAAIKGMSEDKMEIAVGMAANLMSAPKDVADQIFRRMNGVR from the coding sequence ATGAATCTCTCCGGCAATACCATTCTCATTACTGGTGGCGCGACGGGCATCGGCCTGGCGATGGCGCGCGCATTTGTTGCCGCGTCCAACACAGTGCTCGTCAGTGGCAGGCGGGATGCAAAGCTCATGGAGGCGAAGGTTGCTATACCAGAACTGTTGACGAAAGTCAGCGATATTTCGGATGCATCGGAGCGGACATCACTCGCCGATTGGGCACGCTCGGAAGGCGTGAACATCCTCATCAACAACGCCGGCATCCAGCGCGAGATCGATCTTAAGCGTGGCATTCCGGCACTCGACGAAGGTGACAACGAATTCCGAATCAATTTCGAGGGTGCAGTCTATCTCACCGCAGGACTCATGCCGCACTTGTTAAAGCAACAGAACGCGGCGATCTGCAATGTCTCTTCGGGTCTCGGTTTTATCCCCATCGCCTCCATGCCGATCTATTGCGCGACGAAGGCTGCGATCCACTCGTACACCATCTCACTTCGGCATCAATTACAGCCGACCGGTATCAAGGTATTCGAGATCATCCCGCCGACGGTCGATACCGAACTCGATCGTGGTGCGCGTGCCAGGCGCGGACAAACCGACCGCGGCATTCCTGCAATGGACGTAGCGGAAGCTGCGATCAAGGGGATGTCCGAAGACAAAATGGAGATTGCGGTTGGGATGGCAGCGAATCTGATGAGCGCACCGAAGGATGTTGCCGATCAAATCTTTCGACGGATGAATGGAGTGCGATGA
- a CDS encoding mobile mystery protein B: protein MIFDYSEGATPIDPNDESDLIPKNIATQSQLNEVEFQNIVMSRAWSRARKHGDLLTTAFMERLHKRMYGDVWKWAGKRRIVQLQNEKFADYYIIATATENILADFRYRLQHARPKTQAEWNRLGAEFHHRIVKVHYFKNGNGRHARELTELLLMQYGQAPFTWGSESLSRMSETRDRYIEALHAADDGNYSLLTEFVRT, encoded by the coding sequence ATGATATTCGATTATTCCGAAGGTGCCACACCAATTGACCCGAACGACGAGAGCGATCTGATCCCAAAGAACATCGCAACTCAGTCGCAACTCAACGAGGTGGAATTTCAGAATATCGTCATGTCCCGAGCGTGGTCGAGGGCTCGCAAGCATGGCGACCTATTAACAACTGCATTCATGGAGCGTCTGCATAAACGAATGTACGGAGATGTGTGGAAATGGGCTGGCAAACGCCGAATTGTTCAGCTTCAGAATGAAAAATTTGCCGATTACTACATCATAGCTACTGCAACAGAGAACATCCTTGCTGACTTCCGGTATCGATTGCAGCACGCGAGACCCAAAACGCAAGCAGAATGGAACCGGCTTGGTGCGGAGTTTCATCATCGCATCGTAAAAGTCCATTACTTCAAAAATGGAAACGGCCGGCATGCGCGCGAGCTGACGGAGCTTCTGCTCATGCAATATGGCCAAGCGCCATTTACCTGGGGAAGCGAATCGCTCTCTCGAATGAGCGAAACCCGCGACCGATACATCGAAGCCCTTCACGCGGCAGATGATGGCAATTATTCACTACTTACAGAATTTGTCAGGACATAA
- a CDS encoding mobile mystery protein A has translation MSKRIQRKQLDEVLLNVGSFPTIAAPARGWLHAIRQSLGMPLRTLADRIGVTPQAIERIEKREADRSITLASLQSAAETLDCLFVYAIVPKRPLEETLHKAAEQAADAMMKGVDQSMDLEGQSVEVSGSREELILKLENNPRLIWRWVK, from the coding sequence ATGAGTAAAAGGATTCAAAGAAAGCAACTCGACGAAGTACTCCTTAATGTAGGTAGTTTCCCCACGATCGCTGCCCCTGCGAGGGGATGGCTTCATGCCATTCGTCAATCATTGGGGATGCCGCTCCGAACGTTGGCAGATAGGATTGGAGTGACGCCTCAAGCAATCGAGCGTATCGAGAAAAGAGAGGCCGATCGGAGCATTACGCTTGCCTCGCTCCAAAGTGCGGCGGAAACGCTCGATTGCCTATTCGTCTATGCGATCGTTCCGAAGCGCCCGCTGGAAGAAACACTTCACAAGGCCGCAGAGCAAGCAGCGGATGCAATGATGAAGGGCGTCGACCAATCAATGGACCTCGAAGGTCAATCGGTTGAAGTCAGTGGCTCACGAGAGGAGCTTATTCTCAAACTCGAAAATAACCCGCGCCTGATCTGGAGGTGGGTGAAATGA
- the sdhA gene encoding succinate dehydrogenase flavoprotein subunit, protein MTHQFDVIIVGAGGAGLRAAVEIPAGYTCAVLTKVHPLRSHTGAAQGGVCAALGNQEEDNPEWHAYDTVKGSDYLGDQDAIETMCNDAPRAVIELEHMGMPFSRTEEGKIAQRKFGGHTRPTDPNDPDSKRVAVMRACYSADRTGHVMLHTLYENCLKNNVNFFSEFFATELLYENGVCSGVIAIEILTGAIHTFHAKAVMFATGGDGRIWRITSNAHVGTGDGFMLTYNAGLPLEDMEFMQFHPTGLWKLGILVSEAARGEGGILRNKDGERFMERYAPTVKDLAPRDMVSRAIIQEIREGRGIKGSDGTFYIDLDLTHLPASVINEKLPEITGFARTYLGVEPTTEGVPIQPTAHYAMGGIPTDVDGQVRSNSGDGLARGFYAAGECACVSVHGANRLGTNSLLDIIVFGRRGGKAIANYLKAGAEYAKLPATAGEWTRSKIDEIKSRATGEKPAPIRTELQQIMMDDCGIFRTAKGLESVRDKIVGLRERYSRVVIDDKGMQFNTDLLEAIELGNLLDTANVVVNCALNREETRGGHAREDFPERDDKNWMKHTFASKGNQSGFAAPTLEYRPVAVTKYKPKKRVY, encoded by the coding sequence ATGACACATCAATTCGACGTAATCATAGTAGGCGCGGGCGGTGCAGGGCTTCGCGCGGCGGTGGAAATTCCTGCTGGCTACACGTGCGCGGTGCTGACGAAAGTGCATCCGCTCCGCTCGCATACCGGCGCGGCCCAAGGCGGCGTCTGCGCTGCGCTGGGCAATCAGGAAGAGGATAATCCTGAGTGGCACGCATACGATACCGTCAAAGGCTCTGATTATCTCGGCGATCAGGATGCAATCGAAACGATGTGCAACGATGCACCGCGCGCTGTGATCGAGTTGGAGCATATGGGCATGCCATTCTCTCGAACTGAGGAAGGCAAGATTGCGCAACGCAAGTTCGGCGGTCATACCCGTCCGACCGATCCGAACGATCCGGACTCAAAGCGAGTCGCAGTCATGCGCGCGTGCTACTCCGCGGACCGGACTGGCCATGTGATGCTACACACGCTCTATGAGAACTGCCTCAAGAACAATGTCAACTTCTTCAGCGAGTTTTTTGCGACGGAGTTGCTCTATGAGAACGGCGTCTGCTCGGGCGTCATCGCAATCGAAATTCTGACCGGCGCGATTCATACCTTCCATGCAAAGGCTGTGATGTTCGCCACCGGCGGCGATGGCCGCATCTGGCGCATCACCTCGAACGCCCACGTCGGCACCGGCGATGGTTTCATGCTGACCTACAACGCAGGTCTGCCACTTGAAGACATGGAATTTATGCAATTCCATCCGACGGGATTGTGGAAGCTTGGCATTCTGGTGAGCGAAGCAGCTCGCGGCGAAGGCGGTATCCTTCGCAATAAAGATGGTGAGCGTTTCATGGAGCGCTACGCGCCGACCGTGAAAGATTTGGCTCCGCGCGACATGGTTTCGCGCGCAATCATTCAGGAGATTCGCGAAGGCCGCGGCATCAAGGGCTCCGATGGCACATTTTACATTGACCTCGATCTGACCCATTTGCCGGCATCGGTCATCAACGAGAAGCTTCCGGAAATCACTGGATTTGCGCGGACCTATCTTGGCGTCGAACCGACGACTGAAGGCGTGCCGATCCAGCCGACCGCGCACTATGCGATGGGCGGAATTCCGACTGACGTTGATGGTCAGGTGCGCAGCAACAGCGGCGATGGCCTTGCGCGTGGATTCTATGCTGCGGGCGAGTGCGCTTGCGTTAGCGTTCATGGTGCGAATCGACTCGGCACGAATTCGCTGCTTGATATCATCGTCTTTGGACGTCGAGGCGGTAAGGCAATTGCGAATTACCTGAAGGCTGGCGCGGAGTATGCGAAACTCCCGGCAACGGCCGGCGAGTGGACCCGCTCGAAGATCGATGAGATCAAGTCGCGCGCAACCGGCGAGAAACCCGCGCCAATCCGCACCGAATTGCAGCAGATCATGATGGATGACTGCGGTATTTTCCGCACCGCTAAAGGCTTAGAGAGCGTTCGTGATAAGATCGTCGGTCTTCGCGAACGATATTCTCGCGTCGTGATCGATGACAAGGGTATGCAATTCAATACCGATCTGCTCGAAGCGATCGAGCTTGGCAACTTACTCGATACAGCTAACGTGGTTGTCAATTGCGCGTTAAATCGCGAGGAAACACGCGGTGGTCATGCCCGAGAGGACTTCCCTGAGCGAGACGATAAGAATTGGATGAAGCATACATTTGCCTCCAAGGGAAATCAGTCGGGCTTTGCGGCCCCAACCCTCGAATACCGGCCTGTCGCTGTGACGAAGTACAAGCCAAAGAAACGCGTCTATTAG
- a CDS encoding UvrD-helicase domain-containing protein has product MLQLTPTQQKALSTERHLAITANAGSGKTRVLVERYVNLFETAPDLQAQNVVAITFTENAGAELRKKILGEVNERIAALPRVSDRRSRLTRLRDTLPSAFIGTIHSFASRMLRSYPVEANVDASFSIIEGADERLLREEVIERTFYSLLDEAYEQPEEPPVLHLFRALGRKEVSQLVRTLLANPARTNALRLKLLVLTDDTILSSWREKAETLLQYPQSARDLISDLYANVKTGKLGKEVVPYFEAYLKAREPFAVVFAFAALAKKMMTNAGTIHSQRIDLKNVSPDLVAEREEFVAYIQRHKSLLESIPASEEDWLREHRAYISLMRSATTLADQVAIEYTADKSAYGLLDFNDLIQRFHRLLEEPRIREELSRQFRFIMIDEFQDTDASQFELARLLTENFSAHTNLMIVGDPKQSIYGFRNADVAVFHETESKISGQVLSGDALAESITLSLSPEEERGRIQLGESFRMASRPLATINKLFHTLMQPATMPFAARHEVAYSELIFGRVVETAGGVEWICPVRPSKSSLGEGVEGEDSISEDAAESELIARKIAVIVGNTRYQIEENGNLREARYGDVAILLRSRTNLPLIERSLHALGIPFVVSKGAGFFLQQEILDATSYLSFLISPNNDIALIAILRSPFFALSDVDLFQIALHSAKHQEGVALSFWDKLRRYCSQAPKPYLLHALELLEANLAIAGRTGAAFLLEKIYSETGMFATLAAGADGRQKIANLEKFLGMARASDAGGFSSLFDFVERIQYLIDEDEKESQADSAGVTDAVRIMTVHAAKGLEFPIVVIPFLQKRFQFDSRGMLDPEIGLHIRFSDAERQPLIAEIIREEFHARTIAEEKRIFYVAMTRARDHLILSSTLPMNSPKDSWLAWAGAALPAVFDESCSTIPLEERVTRYDSNRRERSETFIKFAIPLLRTESDIPLARRDTTVEAPDELGPFHLSPITIERSTSRYSATQFLRFRECPTKYHLSYALGLPEEPRLAYDLEADLLSETVRGSLLGQIVHRVLASIDSLVTGRTVNAAKVDRELSTVFFSLGVLDTREQSKLRHEALRHIQNVIDSPLALKVIAASDVRTEYSLQTQVPSGNTFYGIIDRLYRDADGIWTILDYKTEHSHNKERDRANRERHKFQLRFYAYLVHLMYPEESCIKSILFYTDRGEALEFSFTPEDFIGLEVECDAMIERIRQNEMVTDLIDLDRNLKHCPDCKFLSGEACIVLNASESERKTGQIAIFT; this is encoded by the coding sequence GTGCTCCAGCTAACTCCCACACAACAAAAAGCCCTGAGTACTGAGCGACATCTTGCCATTACGGCGAATGCCGGTTCAGGTAAGACGCGCGTGCTCGTCGAACGGTATGTCAATCTGTTCGAAACCGCCCCGGACCTCCAGGCCCAAAATGTCGTTGCGATTACCTTTACGGAAAATGCCGGAGCGGAGCTCCGAAAGAAGATCCTTGGCGAGGTCAATGAGCGAATCGCAGCACTTCCGCGAGTGAGTGATCGACGGTCCCGTCTGACACGATTGCGAGATACCCTTCCCAGCGCGTTCATCGGAACGATCCACAGCTTTGCATCTCGGATGCTCCGCTCCTATCCGGTTGAGGCAAATGTCGATGCCAGCTTTTCTATCATTGAAGGGGCGGATGAGCGGCTCTTGCGGGAAGAGGTAATCGAGCGCACATTTTACTCACTGCTCGATGAGGCTTACGAGCAGCCAGAAGAGCCGCCGGTGTTGCACCTCTTCCGCGCGCTCGGTCGAAAGGAAGTGAGCCAACTGGTTCGCACGTTACTCGCAAATCCTGCTCGCACGAATGCCCTTCGTTTGAAGCTGCTGGTGTTGACTGATGATACCATCCTCTCCTCGTGGCGCGAGAAGGCTGAAACGCTTCTGCAATATCCTCAATCCGCCAGAGATTTGATCTCGGATCTTTACGCAAACGTGAAGACCGGAAAATTAGGCAAGGAAGTTGTGCCATATTTCGAGGCGTATCTCAAGGCCAGGGAGCCATTTGCAGTAGTGTTCGCATTCGCCGCATTGGCCAAAAAGATGATGACCAACGCAGGCACGATTCATTCGCAACGCATCGATCTCAAAAATGTATCTCCTGACCTCGTAGCAGAGCGCGAGGAGTTTGTTGCATACATCCAGCGACATAAATCCCTACTGGAGTCCATTCCTGCATCTGAGGAAGATTGGCTCCGCGAGCATCGGGCGTACATCTCGCTCATGCGAAGCGCGACGACCCTTGCCGATCAAGTCGCAATAGAATATACTGCAGACAAATCCGCATACGGACTTCTCGATTTCAATGATCTGATTCAGCGGTTTCATCGTCTGCTCGAAGAGCCGCGGATTCGCGAGGAGCTGAGCCGCCAGTTCCGGTTCATTATGATTGATGAGTTTCAAGATACAGACGCTTCGCAATTCGAGCTTGCACGACTTCTCACAGAGAATTTCAGTGCACATACGAACCTCATGATCGTTGGCGACCCAAAGCAGTCGATCTATGGCTTCCGAAATGCCGATGTGGCTGTCTTTCACGAGACCGAATCGAAGATTTCCGGGCAAGTACTTTCCGGAGATGCACTCGCGGAGTCGATCACACTTTCGCTCAGTCCCGAAGAGGAGCGGGGCCGCATTCAACTCGGTGAATCCTTTCGGATGGCATCGCGACCTCTGGCCACAATCAATAAGCTATTTCACACGCTGATGCAGCCAGCCACGATGCCGTTCGCGGCCAGGCATGAGGTGGCATACTCAGAACTGATCTTTGGTCGCGTCGTCGAAACTGCCGGAGGGGTGGAGTGGATCTGTCCAGTAAGGCCCTCAAAATCATCGCTTGGGGAAGGCGTCGAGGGGGAAGACTCTATCTCCGAGGATGCCGCAGAATCCGAACTCATTGCTCGAAAAATCGCTGTGATTGTCGGCAATACTCGATATCAGATCGAAGAGAACGGCAACCTGCGCGAAGCTCGATATGGCGATGTGGCAATCTTGTTGCGATCCCGGACTAATCTTCCGTTGATCGAGCGATCGCTTCATGCATTGGGAATTCCGTTCGTAGTCTCGAAGGGCGCTGGATTCTTTCTCCAACAGGAAATACTCGATGCGACCAGCTACCTTTCTTTTTTGATTTCGCCAAACAATGATATTGCACTGATCGCCATCCTGCGCTCTCCATTCTTCGCGCTCAGCGATGTCGATCTGTTTCAGATTGCACTTCACAGTGCAAAGCATCAGGAGGGCGTTGCGCTCAGCTTCTGGGATAAACTTCGCCGCTACTGCTCGCAAGCTCCGAAACCATATTTGTTGCATGCGCTTGAGCTACTTGAAGCAAATCTTGCGATTGCTGGCCGAACCGGTGCCGCGTTCCTACTCGAGAAAATATACTCCGAGACAGGAATGTTCGCTACGCTTGCGGCGGGTGCCGATGGCCGCCAAAAGATTGCGAACCTCGAGAAATTCCTAGGCATGGCTCGCGCATCCGATGCCGGAGGGTTTTCGAGCCTGTTCGATTTTGTCGAACGCATTCAGTATCTGATCGATGAAGACGAAAAAGAGTCGCAGGCCGATTCGGCCGGCGTGACAGATGCAGTTCGGATCATGACCGTCCATGCCGCGAAAGGTTTGGAATTTCCGATCGTAGTCATTCCCTTTCTTCAGAAGCGCTTTCAGTTCGATTCACGCGGAATGCTGGATCCCGAAATTGGGCTCCATATCCGTTTCTCCGATGCCGAGCGACAGCCGCTTATCGCCGAAATCATACGCGAAGAATTTCACGCTCGGACCATCGCCGAGGAGAAGCGTATCTTCTATGTTGCAATGACGCGTGCTCGCGACCATTTGATTCTCTCTTCCACACTGCCAATGAATTCGCCGAAAGATAGTTGGTTGGCGTGGGCGGGTGCGGCATTGCCCGCGGTTTTTGATGAGTCATGTAGCACCATTCCGCTTGAAGAGCGAGTAACTCGGTACGATTCCAACCGCCGCGAACGATCGGAGACTTTTATCAAGTTTGCGATACCCTTGTTGCGAACCGAGAGTGATATTCCCCTTGCTCGGCGTGACACGACCGTTGAGGCTCCCGATGAACTTGGGCCGTTCCATCTTTCGCCGATCACGATTGAGCGAAGCACCTCACGGTATAGTGCAACACAATTCCTCAGATTCCGGGAATGTCCGACGAAGTATCATCTGTCATATGCTCTCGGGCTTCCGGAAGAGCCGAGACTTGCTTACGATCTTGAAGCGGATCTTCTCTCCGAGACGGTTCGCGGATCATTGCTGGGCCAGATCGTTCATAGAGTGCTCGCCTCGATCGATTCCCTCGTTACGGGTCGAACGGTGAACGCCGCCAAAGTGGACCGTGAGTTAAGCACCGTATTCTTCTCGCTTGGTGTGTTGGATACTCGCGAACAATCGAAGCTGCGGCACGAGGCACTGCGCCACATTCAGAATGTTATCGATTCACCGCTGGCTTTGAAAGTCATCGCTGCAAGCGATGTTCGTACAGAGTATTCTTTGCAGACCCAGGTGCCAAGTGGTAATACATTCTATGGTATCATTGACCGGCTGTATCGCGATGCGGATGGCATTTGGACCATCCTGGATTACAAAACGGAACATAGTCATAATAAAGAACGCGATCGCGCCAACCGAGAGCGCCACAAATTTCAGCTGCGTTTCTATGCATATCTCGTCCATCTCATGTATCCCGAAGAGTCGTGCATAAAGTCAATTCTCTTCTATACTGACCGAGGCGAAGCCTTGGAATTCTCCTTTACTCCTGAAGATTTCATCGGACTGGAGGTCGAGTGTGACGCGATGATCGAGCGGATTCGACAGAACGAAATGGTGACGGATCTCATCGATCTGGACCGTAATCTCAAGCATTGTCCGGACTGCAAATTCTTGAGCGGTGAAGCCTGTATTGTGCTGAACGCCTCAGAATCCGAACGCAAGACCGGCCAGATAGCCATATTCACTTAG
- a CDS encoding glycoside hydrolase family 3 N-terminal domain-containing protein, with product MSPEETFLGQVLMPRLNAEAFAEDSAYRERIFRLVRENKAGGFCMFGSQAESVANAVTVLQNEAGHRTHLDGTPKSLIFSADCEFGLPMRFECGTEFPDAMAIAKAGEPGLAYQVGQAIANEMRALGLSWNFAPVADVNSNPDNPIINTRSFGDNPETVSTFALPFMLGLQSEHVNATAKHFPGHGDTSVDSHRALPVILDGVSRFEKIELPPFRSMIQHGVKSIMTGHLATPEFARVLGAQPNECELPATISRLLTTELLRNRLGFDGVIVTDALEMRAIRASFDDGEATVKAFLAGADIILMPPEPEIAFDALLQATNHARITSGHILARISRIRSLKTFAGNPAPNLERLSHLESENKSLATEIARRAIELTGKAEMRSRSLIVLIDNGAKAIQRSEEFIAGVRSLFDSIKTVVASSGEIPILNEDTVLAVFHRARGYIDSTATEWSVPRMMRSIGATLAEHGPGFAGLILFGDPYLDRHFAPLGEHAPHFILKAFSESSASIEAATETLRNIRNVQ from the coding sequence ATGAGTCCCGAAGAGACATTTCTCGGCCAAGTTCTGATGCCTCGGCTCAATGCCGAGGCATTTGCGGAGGACAGTGCTTATCGCGAACGAATATTCCGCCTCGTGCGTGAAAACAAGGCTGGCGGGTTTTGCATGTTCGGCAGCCAAGCAGAATCCGTCGCGAATGCTGTAACGGTACTACAAAATGAGGCTGGGCATCGGACACATCTCGATGGGACACCGAAGTCCTTGATCTTTTCAGCCGACTGTGAATTTGGCCTGCCCATGCGGTTCGAGTGTGGGACCGAATTCCCAGATGCGATGGCAATCGCCAAAGCCGGCGAACCAGGACTCGCGTATCAAGTTGGACAGGCGATAGCCAACGAAATGCGGGCGCTCGGACTTTCCTGGAATTTTGCGCCAGTTGCGGACGTAAATTCGAATCCGGATAACCCGATCATCAATACGCGCTCATTCGGAGATAATCCCGAGACAGTCTCAACGTTCGCTCTTCCGTTTATGCTTGGTCTGCAATCCGAGCACGTGAATGCAACAGCAAAGCACTTTCCCGGCCATGGTGACACATCCGTGGATTCGCATCGTGCGTTACCGGTGATTCTGGATGGTGTTTCGCGCTTTGAGAAAATCGAGCTACCACCATTCAGATCAATGATCCAGCATGGGGTCAAGTCGATCATGACAGGTCATCTTGCGACGCCAGAGTTTGCACGAGTACTTGGTGCGCAACCCAATGAATGCGAATTGCCCGCTACCATTTCAAGACTCCTGACAACGGAGTTGCTCCGTAATCGACTTGGATTTGATGGGGTCATTGTTACGGACGCATTGGAGATGCGTGCCATTAGAGCTTCTTTTGATGATGGCGAAGCCACCGTGAAAGCATTTCTCGCCGGGGCAGACATCATCCTGATGCCACCAGAACCTGAAATTGCATTCGATGCATTACTGCAAGCCACGAATCACGCAAGGATCACGAGCGGACATATCCTCGCACGAATATCGCGGATCCGTTCGCTGAAGACATTTGCCGGCAATCCCGCACCAAATCTCGAACGACTGAGCCACCTGGAAAGCGAGAATAAATCGCTCGCGACCGAAATAGCACGCCGCGCAATCGAATTGACTGGCAAAGCGGAAATGCGTTCAAGATCGCTCATCGTCTTGATCGACAATGGAGCCAAAGCCATTCAAAGAAGTGAAGAATTCATCGCAGGTGTAAGAAGCCTCTTTGACAGTATCAAGACTGTTGTAGCCAGTTCCGGCGAAATTCCAATATTGAATGAAGATACGGTGCTGGCCGTCTTTCATCGGGCTCGCGGTTACATCGATTCTACTGCAACCGAATGGTCCGTCCCACGTATGATGCGCAGCATAGGCGCAACGCTCGCGGAGCACGGGCCAGGATTTGCCGGGCTTATTTTGTTTGGAGATCCGTATCTCGATCGGCATTTTGCACCCTTAGGCGAACACGCGCCTCACTTTATTCTAAAAGCATTTAGTGAATCGTCGGCTTCCATCGAAGCAGCAACAGAGACACTTCGGAACATTCGCAACGTACAATGA